A stretch of DNA from Oryzomicrobium terrae:
TCCACCACTTCAAGCTCTTTACTGAAGGGATGCACGTTCCGGAAGGCGAAGCCTATGCGGCCATCGAGCATCCCAAGGGCGAGTTCGGTATCTACTTCATCTCCGACGGCGCCAACAAGCCGTACCGCATGAAGATCCGCGCCCCTGGTTTTGCCCACCTGGCAGCCATGGACGAAATGGCCCGAGGCCACATGATCGCCGACGTGGTGACGATCATCGGCACCCAAGACATCGTGTTTGGTGAGATTGACCGCTGATGCTTTCCCAAGACTCCCTCACCCAGATCGACCGCGAGGTCGCCAAGTATCCGGCGGATCAGAAACAATCCGCCGTGATGGCCGCCCTGGCCATTGCCCAAGCTGAAAAGGGCTGGCTGGCTCCGGAAACGATCGAGTTCGTCGCCAACTACCTGGAAATGCCGCCGATCGCGGCCATGGAAGTGGCGACTTTCTACAACATGTACGACCTCAAGCCGGTCGGCAAGTACAAGCTCACGGTGTGCACCAACCTGCCGTGTGCCTTGTCTGGCGGCTATCATGCGGCGGACTACCTGAAGCAGAAGCTCGGTGTGGATTTCAACGAAACCACCGCCGACGGCAAGTTCACCCTGAAAGAGGGCGAATGCATGGGCGCCTGCGGGGACGCTCCGGTGATGCTGGTGAATAACCGCTCGATGTGCAGCCACATGCTGCCTGAGCAGATCGACAAACTCTTGTCGGAGCTCGAATAATGGCCATCCTGGGTGCAATTTCTCCCACCATGACCGCCGGCTGGTCGCCGGTGTCGGAACGTTTTGCCGACGACAAGGGCTGGCGGCTCGCGGATTACGTGGCCCGTGGCGGTTATTCCGCGTTGAAGAAAATCCTGGCCGAAAAGGCACCTCAGGATCAGGTCATCAACGAAGTGAAGAAATCGGTGCTGCGCGGCCGTGGCGGTGCAGGCTTTCCTACCGGCTTGAAGTGGAGCTTCATGCCCCGCTCCTTCCCCGGCGACAAGTACGTAGTCTGCAACTCGGACGAAGGCGAGCCTGGCACCTTCAAGGACCGGGATATCCTGCGTCTCGACCCCCACTCTGTGATTGAGGGCATGGCCATCGCCGCGTATG
This window harbors:
- the nuoE gene encoding NADH-quinone oxidoreductase subunit NuoE; protein product: MLSQDSLTQIDREVAKYPADQKQSAVMAALAIAQAEKGWLAPETIEFVANYLEMPPIAAMEVATFYNMYDLKPVGKYKLTVCTNLPCALSGGYHAADYLKQKLGVDFNETTADGKFTLKEGECMGACGDAPVMLVNNRSMCSHMLPEQIDKLLSELE